Proteins from one Ipomoea triloba cultivar NCNSP0323 chromosome 1, ASM357664v1 genomic window:
- the LOC116016975 gene encoding monooxygenase 2-like isoform X2, with amino-acid sequence MEILNESIIVIVGAGIAGLSTSLALHRVGLKSLVLESSSSLRTTGFALATWTNAWRALDALGVGNALRQNSLQFEVFSVKSGQLCADLSLNPNQKPEDYDSRCLRRSLMIEAIAKELPQGTIRLSSKVVSIQQSGPYKLLHLFDGCIIKCKVVIGADGINSVVAKWMGVEKPVDAKRSAIRGYVEFPEGSDFGAKFRLHLGGGVRLGILPCDHNSLYWFCTFTPADVHYALVDQDPMKMKQFVLDKAAKRFKEATDIIERTSPENISGARLSFRSPWNVLFGDIVKGNVCLVGDALHAMTPDIGEGGCSALEDSVVLARCLGEALSKAGGGEDCVVRSIEKGLRKYAKERRWRVFDLITTSYVVGMVQERNGNVITVLRDYWLAKRTIRTMLKRAQFDCGKLITKLN; translated from the exons ATGGAGATTCTGAATGAGAGCATTATTGTGATTGTCGGAGCTGGAATCGCTGGTCTCTCTACATCTTTGGCACTTCACAG GGTTGGGCTAAAGAGCTTAGTACTGGAATCATCGAGCTCCCTGAGAACCACAGGCTTTGCACTCGCCACTTGGACGAATGCATGGAGGGCACTCGATGCTCTCGGCGTCGGAAATGCCCTACGACAAAACTCTCTCCA GTTTGAAGTGTTTTCTGTGAAATCTGGCCAACTTTGTGCAGACCTATCGCTCAACCCAAATCAAAAGCC CGAAGATTACGACAGTCGTTGTTTGAGGAGAAGTTTGATGATAGAAGCCATAGCCAAGGAACTGCCACAAGGCACTATTAGGCTTTCTTCCAAGGTTGTTTCCATCCAACAATCAGGACCCTACAAATTGCTGCACCTCTTCGATGGATGCATTATCAAATGCaag GTGGTGATAGGGGCGGACGGAATAAATTCCGTGGTGGCCAAATGGATGGGAGTTGAGAAGCCGGTTGACGCGAAACGATCGGCGATTAGAGGCTACGTGGAGTTCCCGGAGGGGAGTGATTTCGGAGCAAAGTTCCGGCTGCACCTCGGCGGCGGCGTTCGCCTCGGTATTCTCCCCTGTGATCATAACAGCTTGTATTGGTTCTGCACTTTCACTCCCGCCGACGTTCACT ATGCATTAGTGGATCAGGATCCAATGAAAATGAAGCAATTTGTGTTGGACAAGGCAGCCAAACGGTTCAAAGAGGCAACCGACATTATAGAGCGAACATCGCCGGAAAACATTTCCGGCGCGCGTCTGAGTTTCCGGTCACCGTGGAACGTTCTGTTCGGCGACATCGTGAAAGGAAACGTGTGTTTGGTCGGGGACGCGCTGCATGCAATGACACCGGACATCGGAGAAGGCGGTTGCTCAGCTCTGGAGGATAGCGTGGTTCTGGCTCGGTGCCTAGGCGAAGCTCTTTCCAAAGCGGGAGGAGGAGAAGATTGTGTGGTTCGGAGCATAGAAAAGGGTCTGAGAAAGTATGCAAAGGAGAGGAGATGGAGAGTGTTTGATCTGATTACCACTTCTTACGTGGTGGGAATGGTGCAAGAGAGGAATGGGAATGTGATTACAGTGTTGAGGGATTATTGGTTGGCTAAACGCACTATCCGGACCATGCTCAAAAGGGCACAATTTGATTGTGGAAAACTTATTACAAAACTAAATTAA
- the LOC116016975 gene encoding monooxygenase 2-like isoform X1, translated as MEILNESIIVIVGAGIAGLSTSLALHRVGLKSLVLESSSSLRTTGFALATWTNAWRALDALGVGNALRQNSLQFSRFEVFSVKSGQLCADLSLNPNQKPEDYDSRCLRRSLMIEAIAKELPQGTIRLSSKVVSIQQSGPYKLLHLFDGCIIKCKVVIGADGINSVVAKWMGVEKPVDAKRSAIRGYVEFPEGSDFGAKFRLHLGGGVRLGILPCDHNSLYWFCTFTPADVHYALVDQDPMKMKQFVLDKAAKRFKEATDIIERTSPENISGARLSFRSPWNVLFGDIVKGNVCLVGDALHAMTPDIGEGGCSALEDSVVLARCLGEALSKAGGGEDCVVRSIEKGLRKYAKERRWRVFDLITTSYVVGMVQERNGNVITVLRDYWLAKRTIRTMLKRAQFDCGKLITKLN; from the exons ATGGAGATTCTGAATGAGAGCATTATTGTGATTGTCGGAGCTGGAATCGCTGGTCTCTCTACATCTTTGGCACTTCACAG GGTTGGGCTAAAGAGCTTAGTACTGGAATCATCGAGCTCCCTGAGAACCACAGGCTTTGCACTCGCCACTTGGACGAATGCATGGAGGGCACTCGATGCTCTCGGCGTCGGAAATGCCCTACGACAAAACTCTCTCCAGTTCAGTcg GTTTGAAGTGTTTTCTGTGAAATCTGGCCAACTTTGTGCAGACCTATCGCTCAACCCAAATCAAAAGCC CGAAGATTACGACAGTCGTTGTTTGAGGAGAAGTTTGATGATAGAAGCCATAGCCAAGGAACTGCCACAAGGCACTATTAGGCTTTCTTCCAAGGTTGTTTCCATCCAACAATCAGGACCCTACAAATTGCTGCACCTCTTCGATGGATGCATTATCAAATGCaag GTGGTGATAGGGGCGGACGGAATAAATTCCGTGGTGGCCAAATGGATGGGAGTTGAGAAGCCGGTTGACGCGAAACGATCGGCGATTAGAGGCTACGTGGAGTTCCCGGAGGGGAGTGATTTCGGAGCAAAGTTCCGGCTGCACCTCGGCGGCGGCGTTCGCCTCGGTATTCTCCCCTGTGATCATAACAGCTTGTATTGGTTCTGCACTTTCACTCCCGCCGACGTTCACT ATGCATTAGTGGATCAGGATCCAATGAAAATGAAGCAATTTGTGTTGGACAAGGCAGCCAAACGGTTCAAAGAGGCAACCGACATTATAGAGCGAACATCGCCGGAAAACATTTCCGGCGCGCGTCTGAGTTTCCGGTCACCGTGGAACGTTCTGTTCGGCGACATCGTGAAAGGAAACGTGTGTTTGGTCGGGGACGCGCTGCATGCAATGACACCGGACATCGGAGAAGGCGGTTGCTCAGCTCTGGAGGATAGCGTGGTTCTGGCTCGGTGCCTAGGCGAAGCTCTTTCCAAAGCGGGAGGAGGAGAAGATTGTGTGGTTCGGAGCATAGAAAAGGGTCTGAGAAAGTATGCAAAGGAGAGGAGATGGAGAGTGTTTGATCTGATTACCACTTCTTACGTGGTGGGAATGGTGCAAGAGAGGAATGGGAATGTGATTACAGTGTTGAGGGATTATTGGTTGGCTAAACGCACTATCCGGACCATGCTCAAAAGGGCACAATTTGATTGTGGAAAACTTATTACAAAACTAAATTAA
- the LOC116000860 gene encoding protein argonaute-2-like isoform X2: MGRAINKTVTIVELIKRRVVGLHQITSITSTDITDTWEPLEEGLLPLETTRHVSMITITLSKNELDTKDVGYQLPIPTDQVKVSTEIDYEERSPTGRGRGRQGGRGRGRPRVVSGNGYLDAEYDDGGYDRNRSYGRRGRGRGGNFRGRGRGRGGYNGPQFEMQQDGGYDHEEPVAQGRGRSRNFRGRGRGGYNDPQFDTRQDGGYDYWEPPHARGRGRNFHGRGRGGYNDPQFDMQQDGGYDYDEPAQGRGRGRNFRGRGRGGYNGPNLDTRQDGGYEYESQGQGGGHNFHGRGRGGYNGPQFDTQQDGGYSYEAAAQGRGRGRNFRGHGRGGYNGPQFDTQRDGGYNYEAPAQGQGRARGRGDRGRGRGGFRSNGPIHATARYA; this comes from the exons ATGGGCAGAGCAATCAACAAAACTGTTACCATTGTGGAGCTTATTAAG AGAAGAGTTGTTGGTCTTCACCAGATTACTTCTATTACATCCACTGACATCACAGATACATGGGAGCCCTTAGAGGAAGGCCTCCTTCC TTTGGAAACCACCAGACATGTTTCAATGATTACAATTACTCTCTCAAAGAATGAGCTGGATACAAAAGATGTTGG GTATCAGCTGCCCATACCTACAGACCAGGTTAAAGTGTCTACAGAGATTGATTATGAAG AGAGATCTCCTACTGGTCGTGGAAGAGGCCGACAAGGTGGTAGAGGAAGGGGAAGGCCTAGAGTTGTATCTG GAAATGGTTATTTGGATGCTGAGTATGATGATGGAGGATATGATAGAAATCGTAGCTACGGCAGAAGGGGTCGAGGAAGAGGTGGTAATTTCCGTGGACGTGGACGTGGAAGAGGAGGTTACAATGGTCCTCAGTTTGAGATGCAGCAAGATGGTGGCTATGATCATGAGGAACCTGTAGCTCAGGGTCGAGGTAGAAGTCGCAATTTCCGTGGACGTGGAAGAGGAGGTTACAATGACCCACAGTTTGATACACGGCAAGATGGTGGCTATGATTATTGGGAACCTCCTCATGCTCGAGGTAGAGGTCGTAATTTCCATGGACGTGGAAGAGGAGGTTACAATGACCCGCAGTTTGATATGCAGCAAGATGGTGGATATGATTATGACGAACCTGCTCAGGGCCGAGGTAGAGGTCGCAATTTCCGTGGACGCGGAAGAGGAGGTTACAATGGCCCAAATCTTGATACACGACAAGATGGTGGCTATGAGTATGAGTCTCAGGGTCAAGGTGGAGGTCATAATTTCCATGGACGTGGTAGAGGAGGTTACAATGGTCCACAGTTTGATACACAGCAAGATGGTGGCTACAGTTATGAGGCAGCTGCTCAGGGTCGAGGTAGAGGTCGTAATTTCCGTGGGCATGGAAGAGGAGGTTACAATGGTCCGCAATTTGATACACAGCGAGATGGTGGCTACAATTATGAGGCTCCTGCACAGGGTCAAG GGCGTGCTCGTGGGAGGGGAGACCGTGGTAGGGGTCGTGGTGGATTCAGATCTAATGGGCCAATCCACGCGACTGCCAGATATGCTTAG
- the LOC116000860 gene encoding protein argonaute-2-like isoform X1 produces the protein MDRYQRVEKPRVETAIDENEIRITSQGRMRNYISYAMSVLQEKEPDKIVFKAMGRAINKTVTIVELIKRRVVGLHQITSITSTDITDTWEPLEEGLLPLETTRHVSMITITLSKNELDTKDVGYQLPIPTDQVKVSTEIDYEERSPTGRGRGRQGGRGRGRPRVVSGNGYLDAEYDDGGYDRNRSYGRRGRGRGGNFRGRGRGRGGYNGPQFEMQQDGGYDHEEPVAQGRGRSRNFRGRGRGGYNDPQFDTRQDGGYDYWEPPHARGRGRNFHGRGRGGYNDPQFDMQQDGGYDYDEPAQGRGRGRNFRGRGRGGYNGPNLDTRQDGGYEYESQGQGGGHNFHGRGRGGYNGPQFDTQQDGGYSYEAAAQGRGRGRNFRGHGRGGYNGPQFDTQRDGGYNYEAPAQGQGRARGRGDRGRGRGGFRSNGPIHATARYA, from the exons ATGGATCGGTACCAAAGGGTGGAGAAGCCGAGGGTAGAGACAGCCATTGATGAGAATGAGATTCGGATTACCAGCCAGGGAAGGATGCGAAACTATATCAGTTATGCCATGAGTGTACTTCAG GAAAAAGAACCCGACAAGATTGTTTTCAAGGCAATGGGCAGAGCAATCAACAAAACTGTTACCATTGTGGAGCTTATTAAG AGAAGAGTTGTTGGTCTTCACCAGATTACTTCTATTACATCCACTGACATCACAGATACATGGGAGCCCTTAGAGGAAGGCCTCCTTCC TTTGGAAACCACCAGACATGTTTCAATGATTACAATTACTCTCTCAAAGAATGAGCTGGATACAAAAGATGTTGG GTATCAGCTGCCCATACCTACAGACCAGGTTAAAGTGTCTACAGAGATTGATTATGAAG AGAGATCTCCTACTGGTCGTGGAAGAGGCCGACAAGGTGGTAGAGGAAGGGGAAGGCCTAGAGTTGTATCTG GAAATGGTTATTTGGATGCTGAGTATGATGATGGAGGATATGATAGAAATCGTAGCTACGGCAGAAGGGGTCGAGGAAGAGGTGGTAATTTCCGTGGACGTGGACGTGGAAGAGGAGGTTACAATGGTCCTCAGTTTGAGATGCAGCAAGATGGTGGCTATGATCATGAGGAACCTGTAGCTCAGGGTCGAGGTAGAAGTCGCAATTTCCGTGGACGTGGAAGAGGAGGTTACAATGACCCACAGTTTGATACACGGCAAGATGGTGGCTATGATTATTGGGAACCTCCTCATGCTCGAGGTAGAGGTCGTAATTTCCATGGACGTGGAAGAGGAGGTTACAATGACCCGCAGTTTGATATGCAGCAAGATGGTGGATATGATTATGACGAACCTGCTCAGGGCCGAGGTAGAGGTCGCAATTTCCGTGGACGCGGAAGAGGAGGTTACAATGGCCCAAATCTTGATACACGACAAGATGGTGGCTATGAGTATGAGTCTCAGGGTCAAGGTGGAGGTCATAATTTCCATGGACGTGGTAGAGGAGGTTACAATGGTCCACAGTTTGATACACAGCAAGATGGTGGCTACAGTTATGAGGCAGCTGCTCAGGGTCGAGGTAGAGGTCGTAATTTCCGTGGGCATGGAAGAGGAGGTTACAATGGTCCGCAATTTGATACACAGCGAGATGGTGGCTACAATTATGAGGCTCCTGCACAGGGTCAAG GGCGTGCTCGTGGGAGGGGAGACCGTGGTAGGGGTCGTGGTGGATTCAGATCTAATGGGCCAATCCACGCGACTGCCAGATATGCTTAG
- the LOC116019760 gene encoding uncharacterized protein LOC116019760 codes for MMTVLVFGLGFVMLIFVQASYGQAPIPTRQDGFWYEERVARVDSVMIEAFFDPVCPDSRDSWPPLKQALSHYGSRVSLVVHPFPLPYHDNAFVCSRALHVVNGLNSSATFQLLESFFHYQEGFYGQATFNLSRASVVDKVAKFAAKTVGGSSYTKLKSGLTDTKTDHATRISFKYGCVKGVYGTPFFFVNGFPLPDGGSALDYKKWKSIIDPLLFA; via the exons ATGATGACGGTTTTGGTTTTTGGGTTAGGATTTGTTATGTTGATTTTTGTTCAGGCGAGTTATGGTCAGGCTCCGATTCCGACAAGGCAGGATGGGTTTTGGTACGAGGAAAGAGTCGCCAGGGTTGATTCTGTAATGATTGAAGCATTCTTTGACCCTGTCTGTCCCGACAGTAGAGACTCGTGGCCGCCGCTCAAGCAAGCTCTATCTCACTACGGCTCCCGTGTCTCCCTTGTCGTTCATCCCTTTCCTTTGCC TTACCATGACAATGCATTCGTTTGTTCCCGAGCGTTGCATGTGGTCAACGGGTTGAATTCTTCGGCCACTTTTCAGTTGCTGGAATCTTTCTTCCACTACCAG GAGGGATTCTACGGGCAAGCGACTTTCAACTTGTCAAGAGCGTCTGTTGTAGATAAAGTAGCAAAATTTGCAGCTAAAACAGTCGGGGGTTCCTCGTACACTAAACTCAAATCTGGGTTAACCGACACCAAAACTGATCACGCCACAAGAATTTCCTTCAAG TATGGTTGTGTGAAGGGGGTTTATGGGACGCCTTTCTTCTTCGTGAATGGTTTTCCATTGCCTGATGGTGGCTCTGCCTTAGACTACAAGAAATGGAAATCCATCATTGATCCTTTGCTGTTCGCCTAG
- the LOC116015820 gene encoding E3 ubiquitin-protein ligase ATL23-like — translation MLFSVFLALFLPCAGMSVVLVVYFCLLWYAATYNAAAAAAGNGGQYAAKSTQQTGLSATQLEKLPKVTGKDLVLGNDCAVCLDNIGSDEPARLVPGCNHGFHLECADTWLAKHPVCPICRTKLGPELFDPPEANPC, via the coding sequence ATGTTGTTCTCCGTGTTTCTCGCTCTCTTTCTACCATGCGCCGGCATGTCCGTAGTGTTGGTGGTCTACTTCTGCTTGCTATGGTACGCCGCCACATACAACGCCGCCGCAGCCGCCGCCGGAAACGGCGGCCAGTACGCGGCGAAGAGCACTCAGCAAACGGGTCTCTCCGCCACGCAGCTGGAGAAGCTGCCGAAAGTCACCGGGAAGGATTTGGTTCTGGGGAACGATTGCGCTGTTTGCTTGGACAATATCGGGAGCGACGAACCGGCTCGGCTGGTTCCCGGTTGCAACCACGGGTTCCATCTAGAATGCGCCGACACGTGGCTGGCAAAGCACCCGGTTTGCCCGATTTGCAGAACCAAGCTCGGGCCGGAGCTCTTCGACCCGCCGGAAGCTAACCCCTGCTGA